The following coding sequences lie in one Palaemon carinicauda isolate YSFRI2023 chromosome 7, ASM3689809v2, whole genome shotgun sequence genomic window:
- the LOC137644495 gene encoding uncharacterized protein: MPNKPIFCLDPLTVLLRMEQQFHYPTLIQYLSTASCINVPQDITNFANQLGLHLNSNGVVCSRGRLQNSALRSSTQTPMLLPPKSHLTMLIIRHYHINHHHSSVNTVLVLLRETFWLPKARKTIKYHLAKCVLCRKLRALTFPVPNPPPLPSERVTFTRPFDCIGVDFTGAHNVYDVSSKSLNDIPSKAYICLFTCTSSCVIHLELVRTLSTVDFLLALRRFCALYSTPRVIISDNGSNFKGCNQFLQQIKDEPEVLAHLNHLSIQWKFITPRAPWFGGFYERLIGVVKGSLSKALYHKRVTFDELRTVLCEIKSIVNNRPLTYISDSCEEEFLTPNQLLYGRNIIIAPPLNNLADEIPYGENIDVREQYARLCNVLKKFESIWQNDYLTSLRERHYGNQSSSDNPLSLCENDIVLVNLENNHKFLWPLGKITRLIFGRDNTVRSVEVSVHGKLYERSISKIVPLEIPNPVLTEELNNKS, from the coding sequence ATGCCTAACAAACCTATTTTTTGTTTAGATCCTTTAACTGTTCTGTTACGAATGGAACAGCAGTTTCATTATCCTACACTGATTCAGTATTTGTCAACTGCCTCGTGTATTAATGTCCCTCAGGATATAACAAACTTTGCTAATCAGCTTGGGCTACATCTAAACAGCAATGGTGTAGTGTGTTCTAGAGGTCGGTTACAGAACTCTGCATTACGCAGTTCAACCCAAACTCCTATGTTACTACCTCCCAAAAGTCATTTAACCATGTTGATAATTAGGCACTATCACATTAACCATCATCATTCTAGTGTGAATACTGTACTTGTATTGCTTCGTGAAACTTTCTGGTTACCAAAAGCCAGAAAGACCATTAAATATCATCTAGCCAAATGTGTTCTTTGCAGAAAGTTGCGTGCACTAACATTCCCTGTGCCTAATCCTCCTCCTCTCCCCAGTGAGCGAGTTACATTTACACGTCCTTTTGACTGTATTGGTGTTGATTTTACAGGAGCACACAATGTTTATGATGTGAGCTCGAAAAGTTTAAATGACATACCGAGTAAGGCTTACATATGCTTGTTCACTTGCACTTCGTCTTGTGTAATCCATCTTGAACTTGTACGCACACTTTCTACTGTAGATTTCCTGCTTGCTTTGCGCAGGTTTTGTGCTTTGTATTCCACTCCCAGAGTTATTATCTCAGATAATGGCTCTAATTTCAAAGGTTGCAATCAGTTCTTACAACAAATTAAAGATGAGCCTGAAGTGCTTGCACATCTTAACCATTTGAGTATTCAATGGAAGTTCATAACTCCAAGAGCCCCATGGTTTGGGGGGTTTTATGAAAGGTTAATTGGGGTAGTCAAAGGTAGCTTAAGTAAAGCACTTTATCATAAGAGGGTTACATTTGATGAACTTCGTACTGTACTTTGTGAAATTAAAAGTATAGTCAATAACCGCCCTCTTACTTATATTAGTGACTCATGTGAGGAAGAATTTCTTACTCCTAACCAATTGTTGTATGGTAGAAATATAATTATTGCACCTCCTTTAAATAATTTAGCTGATGAGATTCCTTATGGAGAAAATATTGATGTACGAGAACAATATGCTCGTCTATGCAATGtccttaaaaagtttgaaagcatttgGCAGAATGATTATTTAACTTCACTTCGTGAACGCCATTATGGTAATCAATCTTCTAGTGACAATCCTCTTTCATTGTGCGAGAATGATATTGTTTTAGTGAATCTTGAAAATAATCATAAGTTCTTATGGCCTTTAGGTAAAATAACCAGACTGATATTTGGTAGAGACAACACTGTGAGAAGTGTTGAAGTAAGCGTTCATGGGAAATTATATGAACGATCTATCAGTAAGATTGTGCCATTAGAAATTCCTAACCCTGTACTCACTGAAGAGTTAAATAATAAATCCTAG